A stretch of Polypterus senegalus isolate Bchr_013 chromosome 5, ASM1683550v1, whole genome shotgun sequence DNA encodes these proteins:
- the pex2 gene encoding peroxisome biogenesis factor 2 — translation MDDTGEDVNMKEGHSSSISPVLRISQLDAFELDRALEQLIWTQFSQCFQHFKPGQLTHFEPELKALLQLVLWRFTIYSKSATVGQALLSIRYKNNLSQTQKYQQMSRQQKLWYALCTIGEKWQQERVHDLFANRPSDSAVHKIKLLLNLISGFIKVASLLNFLVFLRKGTFPTLTERFLGIRAVFCKPQGIRQIGFEYMNRELLWHGFAEFLIFLFPLINTRKLKAKFISLFSPFDSIRAKDATLVTHCRECTLCGEWPIMPHTIGCSHVFCYYCIKSYSISDIDLTCPSCGMELQNIEPLSLEIELNEISQS, via the coding sequence atgacactggagAAGATGTGAATATGAAGGAAGGCCATTCAAGTTCAATTAGTCCAGTTCTACGAATCAGTCAGCTTGATGCCTTTGAGTTGGACAGAGCTTTAGAGCAGCTGATCTGGACACAGTTCTCCCAGTGCtttcaacattttaaacctgGGCAGCTAACTCATTTTGAACCAGAGCTGAAAGCATTATTGCAACTTGTTTTATGGAGGTTCACAATCTATTCCAAGAGCGCAACTGTTGGGCAGGCACTTTTGAGCATCAGATACAAGAATAACCTCTCTCAGACCCAAAAGTATCAACAAATGAGCCGCCAGCAGAAACTCTGgtatgctttgtgcacaattGGAGAAAAGTGGCAGCAAGAGAGAGTTCATGACCTGTTTGCAAACCGACCTTCTGATTCTgctgtacataaaataaaactacTTCTAAATTTAATCTCGGGTTTCATAAAAGTTGCAAGCCTGCTGAATTTCCTTGTCTTTCTTCGAAAAGGAACATTTCCTACACTCACGGAGCGATTCCTTGGAATTCGTGCAGTTTTCTGCAAACCTCAAGGCATCCGACAAATTGGATTTGAATATATGAATCGAGAGCTGTTGTGGCATGGCTTTGCGgaatttcttatttttctctttccACTTATCAACACAAGAAAACTGAAAGCaaaatttatttctttgttttcaccGTTTGATAGTATCAGAGCTAAGGATGCAACATTGGTCACACATTGCAGAGAGTGCACTTTATGCGGTGAATGGCCCATCATGCCACATACTATTGGCTGTAGTCATGTGTTTTGCTATTACTGTATTAAAAGTTATTCTATATCTGATATTGACTTGACTTGTCCAAGTTGTGGTATGGAATTACAGAATATAGAGCCCCTGAGTCTAgaaattgaattaaatgaaatttCCCAAAGCTAA